TCTACTTCACTGATGGATACAGTCAACAATACTTCTACACAAAGAGGCTACTGTATTCAGAGTAATGAGTAAACTAAACATTCTACACTCTGTTAACGTGTGCCAAAAAGATATACAAATTATAACATTTTCTTGCAATAAGGAATAACTGGTAAGCAAATGATTCTCAGTAATTGAAAACTTTCTTCTTCCTGGACTAGAAAAGGAAAAGTCTAGAACCCATATAATGAACAAGAACCCAAGTGATGAACATGTTTAGAACCCAAGTGATGAACAAGTCTGGAACCCTAGAACTCACAACGACAAGTCACCACCAGAAACAGTACGGCTTCACAACTAAAACAGCAAATATAAAGACTTTAATTCTTTTGTTTAACACTCCAAGAGCAACATATTTTTGCTAAAATTACTAAAATATACCCAGGCAGGATTACCAAATATACCTGGCCAGGATCGCCAAATATAGTATACCTAGCCAGGCCTACCAAATATACCCGACCATTTTGGGTTGTGTTTAAACATTGTCGGTGACTGTAATACTCTACTGTACTTATAATACATAAATCCTCTATGTCTTATTTCTTTTCAATtataaaagttaaaaaaaaaaattgtctgcaAAATATTCCACTTCAAGTGGAATAAAATACTATAGAGCTTTAATGAAAACTTCGAACTCAACACACAATGTGTATGTAAATCTTTATCTTCGTAGAAAATTCAGTAGCGTATTAAGGGAGACAATAGAGTACCATCAGGCTGAATATTATACAGTACTGGTACTTACTTTTTTCTTTTGGAGTTTCAGTTCAAAATTATTAAGGTATTTTTGACTACAGTTGAACTGGCATAACTTTTGCTGGTGCTGAAGTCAATTGGTGCATGTGTCCGAACTGTGAGCATACATGGGCAAAACTACAAAaatatattaacaaatttaaaattCTTGATTTTTTTTGCAGGTATTCTAGGCAAGGGCACAGGCCCACCGCAACCTTGGTTCACTCCCTAAATCTTTTCCCCCATTTACCCTCACACCTTCAGGAATCATATATGGTATacagacgaagagtcacaataacgtggctgaaatatgttgaccagaccacacactagacggtgaagggacgacaacgtctcggtccgtcctggaccattctcaagtcgaaacgtcgtcgtcccttcactttctagcgtgtggtttggtcaacatatatgGTATACCTCTTATATAATTTCAGTATCACACAAAAGCATGGAAACTTATTATCTACATCATCTCATAAGATTACAGTTAAaagcattagcagcagcagcacattaAAGCATCGACCTTATATTTCAACTAGTGATCACCACGGGTGTACTACTGGATTCAGTGCATCACAGCTCTCGTTACACAGACTTTTGTAACTGGTACTCTTTAGGTaggtatgattatatatatatatatatatatatatatatatatatatatatatatatatatatatatatatatatatatatatatatatatatatttatatatatatatatatatatatatatatatatatatatatatatatatatatattaatcttcaTTCatcttatatataataagttctaTTTATCTCCTTATTGTGCCTCATTCCTCTCTGcaacttcaacccgttctcgcacttgcttacagtcaatattggcttatttaataaatgaatatgtgacatactaattgattgtgaatattttaattAGTatgattcacaatcaattagtatgtcacatatgcacttattaaataagccaatattgactataagcaagtgcaagaacgggttggcAACTTGATGCAGGCCACAATATCTATTGATAGAAATGCAGGGAAATATTTTTCACACCTTTAAGTATTAGATACTTACAATAAGAAGATAGATAATTGGTATTACAGtaaacatacatatacacacacaacaaggtAAAATGGCTTGTGAAAGTATAGATTCTTGCGATTAAatggtacattcttgcaaagtcacCGACACACGCACAGCATTTTGGGTAAGTCAGAGCTAACATAAAATTTGCAGAGTCTTACAAGATAAAAGATGAAACAATGCCTATGTGGTTAAAGTGTAGTCTTTTGGTGTTAATGTGAGGATATCAATATCAGGTGAACCGTGCAGTAATTACAGCCCTTTTATACCTGGCTCCCATTCCACACTCTGGCCCCTGAAGAACTCCTCGACCAATGTAgaggtacagtggaacctcgagtgtcGAACGgctccagttacgagcatttcgagtaacgagcaagccacttgcAGAAAATATGTCTCGACTGACGAGCTTTCGCTCGATTAACGAGCGTTCCCACTGGTTCTCGGACACCACCGACCACAGTTTTGTTGTTTTGCAAGACGAGTTTtgcacatgacgagctcggtgccggaacggattaaacccATTAATCGAGTTTAATCCGTAAGTACAGTAATCCACTGTACTTACAGAAGTTCCGAGCTCGCTGGCCAGCTGCACAGTGAAGTGCCATCTAATGAGTTTTAAGGCATTTGGTCAGATCTGAGCAGACATGATGTTTGTCTACACTTGGTGAGCAGACATGATGTTTGTCTACACTTGGTGAGCAGACATGATGTTTGTCTACACTTGGTGAGCAGACATGATGTTTGTCTACACTTGGTGAGCAGACATGATGTTTGTCTACACTTGGTGAGCAGACATGATGTTTGTCTACACTTGGTGAAATCATCTTGCTGCTGCCATCAGCAGATGCATCATTAATAAAGATAAGTGAGCCAGTTGCAGTAGTGGCTAGAcatgccgccgccaccaccaggtgGAGTCCAATCACACTGCCCCCAAAAAGGAAACTATGGATAAAAAGTGCTGAAATTTGTACATAGTTCACTCGATATGtttgtaaatactgtacactAAAATTAAAGCTGAAAGTCTTCACGTTCCATAGGCATTATTTCATATAAAACCGACCAATGTTTGAGTATAGAGTTAAAACACCAAATAGTGTGCCACTCTCCATACACTTGTGGTGATACTGTACATTCTACACTATCACCGTAAGTATAAGTCACTAATACAACCATAAGCATACTTtacaatatatatgaatatatatatactgtatatttatatttattttacatagtattttacatattacaattatgatAGCATTGTGACCTGAGGCTCACTGGAACTTAACGATTAATCAGCATTGTTGACAatattaccatatatatatatatatgtgacagtaGTACCCTACATGTTCTTTACCAACGATAAGCGAAGGAAAGCCAGGAAAGTGTCGTGAACTGGGAAAGCTCTAAACCACCATTTGGTATCTCACCGTGACTGCTCTTTGTTATAGACAGACCTGGCAAGCTCTCGGACCACTCCCACACAACTTCATTCCAAAACCCACCACAACTTCTATATGAAGTTTCGCCTAAAGTAAATTTATAACAGAAGACTTgtaaaagaacaaatccacaagggccgtgacgaggattcgaacctacgtccaagaggatctCAGAGGTTCCCAGAGGCTGCCTTAATCGACGAGTTAAGTAGTAGAACTACTTAACTAAGAAGTAATAGGATccgagtaaggtcagtagaacttccggtTGCAATCCTTTTAACCATGTTGTAAccgagtcgattaaggcagcgtctgagatcctctcggacgtaggttcgaaccctcatcacggcccttgtggatttgttcatttgatgcatcacgctattgtgatttgtgtgtgtaatagaAGACTTGTAATGTTGCCAAGAATGATCTTTACATATGGAGCTTGAGTCGGTGATACACAATCTTTCATATGACGCTGAACTCCGAGACAATGTGTACTATTTTGGTCCAGCCTTGAGAATGTGTACGTCAACCTCAGAATGATCACACCTCAACCATTAAAGACAATTTGTATAAAATTTACATTTGTGCATTCTATAGACAAAAATGTTTAACATCACTGTATATACATATTAACATTAGAGATTACACTCTTGCAGAGTCATCTCCAAGCATTTCATCTATTGTTTAATCACTGCCTACTAGCACGAGGGTGTCGTGTAGTACTGCATTTGTGGATTTAGGGATCACAGCTCTCCATTTATGTATGTAATTTAACCTGGCATcgtcgggtaaccagcccgctctCTCTGTGCACCACTCTGTATAAAATACATTCTTCTTTGCCTAATCATAAATGCAAAAACTGCAACTCTTTCGACCTAACCTGAAACACACAAACCTAagcaaccggtcggccgagcggacagcactctggacttgtgatcctgtggtcctgggttcgatcccaggcgccggcgagaaacaatgggcagagtttctttcaccctatgcccctgttacctagcagtaaaataggtacctgggttttagtcagctgtcacgggctgcttcctggggggtggaggcctggtcgaggaccaggccgcagggacactaaaaagccccgaaatcatctgaagataacctcaagataacccagataacctcaagataacccaaataACCTATCGAGGCCGCCGCAAAGAAAATGTCAATATTACGGTGCCTTAATATTTACCTTCCATTTTAATGAATTGGTCAATTGTGTAAAAAACCATATTAGGCGAGACGGCGGGCTGGCATTACATTACACAATAATATGTACAGTTACGTGTTCATTCATACAGCTACACGGTTAACTAACCAACTATATACTGACAGAAAAACACTTTTCACTCTTGTCTACTCATGCAGACAAAACCAACCCTTACATGTAAATTAGAATGAatagttaataaaaaaaaatatacttgACAGTAGTGGCAAATTCACTTGATACACTGTTTAACTGGTACTCTTTAGGTAGCCTTGATTGCTTGTACAGCATTAGAAGGATCGACTGTACACCTGAAAAACAAACCTGTATAAACCTGCTACAACATCTAGAAAGCTATTATGTACAGTATGAGGTTCGACCTACACACTTAGGAGTGCTACTCTAATGTTTGCAACCAGGGAAGCTACTCTGACCTACGTATTCAAAAAGATTGGCTTATAGATTGAATTGGCAGCCAAACCATAATTCAGAGGAAGCCGTATGAGCCATATATTTTGGTTGCAAACCATCAGATTAACTTTGAGATGCAATGACACAGTCTAGACATTACTTCATAACTCTCACAATAACACACATGCATGTGTCACGTACGAGCACGTCACACAGCAGACACCAGAATGTTCCTACAATGACAACGTCTACTTCAGTACGAGAGTTCAACTTCAAGTCAACACAGTGGAAAAAAATAGAGAGCGAGAGTTCGCACCTCCATTAAACTCTGCTATGCTGACCAACAACTGTGACCCGAAATATACCATCACAAGAAGGAAATAGTCGAGAAGTCAGGCAAAATAATTAGTCCTTATGGTAAGTTGGTCTTAAAAGTGAGGTGGTTGCTTCTGTAGGGTTTTATTTTACATTTGATTTTGCAAAGGATGATCTTTAATCAGTTGTAACAAGGAAAGGAGAAGCATTTGTAAATCAAATGCTCTCAAATCTTGAGGGATTTGAGGGCAATCAATTACAGCCTCTGCTCGTTTGTACTGCACCAAAATAACGGGTCAGGTGATAAACCATCATCCTGATGAGCACTTCCTTACTCTCAGCCCAGCAGTCATGGACAGTGATTGACTATTTAACTGCATCCAATCAGTGACACAGTCATTGTAGTATAAGCTGTATCACTATGGTCTTTCAGACTGCAGCTGAAGATTCTGTGTCCAGTGAATGTGTCCATCCCTTAGCCAATGTACTATGTGAAAGCAGTCAGGAGCGTTAAGTGTAACTCGAGCACAATTGTCCCAAGACAGGAATAACAGCaatacctttgacaagctgctggcATCCTGCCTTCGTCGAGGTTGTCAGCCATGGTGACCCTTTAGGTAAACATCAAGATAAAGATGTATCACTGCTTGATTATTCGATCATTTTAAAGATCTAACATGAAcaaaaaatgtgaagaataaaACAATTTGGTGAATGATGCACGAGAGTAATACAAACAGTTGCttcacatgttgaccagaccacacactagaaggtgaagggacgaccacgtttccctccgtcctggaccattcgacaatcgacttgagaatggtccaggacggaccgaaacgtcgtcgtcccttcacattctagtgtgtggtctggtcatcatactttagccacgttattgtgactcatcgcctgcatttgctTCACATGATTACAATAACGTTGTGATGCTTTTATAAACCATATGTGCACACACATCActaacaacaacacacagggtttGCACTAACAATAATCTGGATGGAATCATTTCCCAGCAAACCATATTCTGGACTGATGCCTGTACACAGAAACAAAGTACGGATTCTACTACCTTTTACATCTTGTCGTCGCACAATCATGCTTAACACTTACACTGCTCCAATTGACAGGTACATTTTTGCATTTAATTTGTTAACGTCTGTCATTTCAGACATGTGCACCTCAATTTAGCACTTTTAATGGGCTTTGCCATTCAGGGATTACAAGAAATGCAACACCTAACGGATCAATTTCTTGTCCTAGAACAGTTTATTGCTTTTAATACACACTCACCAACATGATTCCATCATCCAAGGGGTTATGTTACTCTCCCGACCAGGCTTTATGGAACACACCTTTCATTCTCCAAGAGTATTTGCATCAAGACACAATATGCATTCACAAAGTCAGAATCCAAGACTTTCCTGTCACTCTCTTCAAAATGAGATATTTAGCCTTCATTTTTAGAACCAAAAATTACTCTTAATATAAAATGAAATTACAAGAATGCATATAATGTATCCGAGGAGTTCAGGCACGAGGGTTAGATCCCTTCGTACAGCTTCAATATTTTTTCATTGGTCTTAATCTTGCCAAGCTCTCTCATCAGTGTGTACAACTGTATATGAATGATTTAATATGTATACAGATATACCTCGTGTGACGAGTAGCTCCATCTACGAGCATTTCAGGTAAtgagcgagccactcgcagaaaatttgtctcgattgaTGAGCTTCCGTTCAGTTTAACgagaaaaccacatggtgcttcctagcgttcccgctggttctcggacgcctccgacgacaGTCTTGTTTTTGTTTCGCAAGACGAGTGTGTCACATGACAAGCTCGGTAccggaatggattaaatttgttAACCGGGGAACCATTGTAATGTGCTTTTTTAGTGCGGGCAAAGTTCTACTAACAGTAAGGAGCTCTTGATGTAAAGTTCGTAATGATGAACAGAGGACCTGAACTATATTCAACACAGCACGTAATACAGAACAAAAGGGCGATTGCAAAGCTCCATCACATGGTACAACTGCAAATTACTGCAACCCAACTTCAAGCTGATTTTTTATCCTGCTGTGTGCATATGTGACTTGTCTGCACTAGTAGTGGTAGCCACACTGGTGGTAGCCACACTTGTGGTAGCCACATTAGTGGTAGCCACACTTGTGGTAGCCACACTAGGAGTAGCCACACTGGTTGTACACACACCAGTGATGAAAAAGAAAGTTCCCTTGCCAACGACTGAACGTAATGCTTTTTAAGTTCATCATTGATGAGTATCAACAGCATAATTTTGTACACGACCTACTACCACCCACTGTATTCCCAAGATAAgtgtacatgtactgtatatcATCTGTCTTTACATCATCACAGCTGTATGTATATGTCAAAAATAAACTTTTtgtaaaatatcacaaacaataTAGTGTTGTCACTCATAAAACAATTCTATCTGGAACTTACCTGCCACTACGGCAGCATGCTCTCACCGGGTTGCACAAGTTAGAGCAACCGTTTGCTTGTGTAGGGTAGGGACCATCATCTATGTTATCACAATACCAGAGATTTTCAGGCTGGAGAATGGGACAAGCACTGGTAAATATTTCTAGCCCTTCCCCTGTCAGTTGATAGCAACCACTAACATCAACACTACTTAGGTTATTGAGGACTCCGGCGTACACCAACGACATAAGACCTTCGTCCGTAACCCGCCAGCAGCCAGATAAACTCAGACGTGCAAGTTGCACTTGTGAATAATTATTTGATATGGGCTTGAGGGAATGAGTGGACCTAGAAGATTGATAGGTTTGATTCCTACACGACAAAGGTGCAGGCATAATACCCCAAGATGCACCATTCCTAGGACAGCAACAAATCTCCTCAATGTCCCTTTCAACGTGAAGAGCCGAAAAATTAGATACTGCCGTTGTTTCTGAAGGCAGAGAGCATCTGTTGCTCACGGAATTATTTTGAATGTGatactcctcctctccctcctctagtACACTGGTATTAATGTGCTGGCTTACACTGTGACATGGATTATCCACACAGTAACCAGTTTTCCAGAAGAGGTCCGTCTCTACACCAGCTAGCGGTGACGTGTCGACGTGAGCACACCAACACCTACAGTAGCCATAGTACTGGTACGGTTCCCTGTCACCCTTCAGAGGCCACTCCTCCTCACTATAGGCATCTTCATTATAATGGACGTCTTCAGGCATCTCAACATACTGACTGAAGTCATTTGAATGACAGTGTAGTGTGTCGGCCTCGGGATACTGACTTGAACACTGTGCCAAGTATTCTAATGCAAGATCATCAATCATTTCACAACCTTGTAGATCTAAAACCCGAAGTTTCTGCAAACATCCCTTGAGCCACAATCTGAAATTTTAGTAATGCATAATACTTCATTTATAAACAATGTTAAAAATAAGTTCTTAATTTATATAGTTGATATAAGTTTGtgcattacagtacagtataagatTAAAGATATACAATTCTATCACAGTTTTCTCAATGCCTGTCAGCAACTAATAACCGACTGGAAGACTTTCAACCGTGAATATATACATGAAGATTAACTGTTCATTAACTATTCCCAACACAGTAATCTTGAGAAAATAAAAATTAACTATTCCCAACACAGTAATCTTGAGAAAATAAAAATTAACTATTCCCAACACAGTAATCTTGAGAAAATAAAAATTAACTATTCCCAACACAGTAATCTTGAGAAAATAAAACCGAGAGGTTTTGTTTTTGTCAACAATAGGTTGCAGCAGAGACAATTCTGATACTGGAAGAGAGGATCACAATGCCTGGAGGGAGATTACAACACTGGAAGAGGATTCCGACACTAAAAAGAGGATTCTGACATTGGTAGCAAGGATTCTGATACTAGAAAAGAGGATTATGACACTGGAAGCAAGGATTCTGATACTAGAAAAGAGGATTATGACACTGGAAGCAAGGATTCTGATACTAGAAAAGAGGATTCTGACATTGGAAGCAAGGATTCTGATACTAGAAAAGAGGATTATGACACTGGAAGCAAGGATTCTGATACTAGAAAAGAGGATTATGACATTGGAAGCAAGGATTCTGATACTAGAAAAGAGGATTATGACACTGGAAGCAAGGATTCTGATACTAGAAAAGAGGATTATGACACTGGAAGCAAGGATTCTGATACTAGAAAAGAGGATTATGACATTGGAAAGCAAGGATTCTGATACTAGAAAAGAGGATTCTGACACTGGAATGAAGTTCAAACTTACCCTTTAAAGGAACAGTAGTCAATTTGGGTGTGAGCAGCAGAGAGCGTTGTGAGGTTGGGACACAGCAGGAGCGCCTGGTGCAGCAGGCGTGACGTAACACCGTGGCCGGCATCCACCACCAGGGTGTACACGCCCACTCCCACACGAGGCAACACCCACTGCACTAAACTGAAAAAAGGTTTTACGATGTGTAATATTTTTGCGGCACGCAAAAGTTAACCCCCATGCTATGGACAGAAGCTGACGTCCAAATTTATTTTTTCGTCTGGATCAATTCTAGCTAATAACTGTACAAATATTCTTGCCTACCTCTTATACATCTGGGTCAACTGTGAACCAGATGAGTcttaatttataattaaattaattcatgTTGTCGTGAAGAGACAGCCTTAACATACGCTAATCGAGGTCTCCCCTAAGCTAACTAGGGACCATTCCCAGGATGCAAGTCACAACAGTTCTCAAACTCCCTGTTATctctactgcaaggtgaacaaaggcatcaggtgaaaggaaacataccCAATCATTTCCAACTTGTCTGCACAGCCAACTACAAGGCAAAACTCACCAAGCAACCATCATTAAGGAGGTTGCCAGATGGTTGCAAGAAGCACAAAGTCTTAATTCTGCACAAGGAAACATTCttacatttattattttcttGTATAGTATTTCAGAATGATAGTACATATAAAGGCAAAATGCTATTCTTTACTACAGAGTTGCTTCCCTTACTTAATACCATGATGTATCGGTCCCATGGTGGTGTAGTAAGCACAGTCGAGTCACCGATGAAAGATCTCGGCTTCAATTTCCATAGTAAAACAGAACCATTTTTCCCCACATTTACATACAATATGTCACAAGGAACAATCAATGTGCAATATCCCTCAGGCTCTTAGCACATTAAAATGAAAAGTTGTTTGTGCCCTACACATTCTTCGTTAATATTAGCTCTATCTTACGAGATAAAAGGAGCATGCATGGCTCTGTTTGGCCTAACCAAAGACAGCGAGTTTTAACTACAAAATAATTAACATGTACCTTTCGAGAACAAAGTGTTCTTGATCAGCAAGCGGGTCTCTCTCCTCCTCGGCCTCGTCAACGTCAGCATCCTCGTCCCACTTGCCGAGACCTTCCCGACCTTTCTTGCTCAGCGCAGCATCCTCTAAAGCCTGGCTCAGCCCAACATCTTCAGCCTTCCAAATGCCTGAGCAAGGAGAGTAATGCTCAGCAGACAGATACTGGAAAGGATATTGTATATTTCACTGTAGCAGGGGGAAATATACTGTATATTTCAATGTAGCAGGGAAGAAGGATACTGTATATTTTACTGTAGTAGGGAGGGGAAGGGTACTGTACATTTCACTGTGGCAGGGGGTAAATATACTGCATGCGATGCTGGATGCTGGTAAATATACTGGATGTAAATATACTGGGAGCAAGGGATGGATGCTGTATAGTTCACTGTAGCAAGGGAAGGATACTGTATACTTTCTCCTAGCAAGGGAAAGCTGCCGTATACTTCACCTTAGCAAGGAAAGGCAATGTTAGATTAAACACAGATCAGGCTCTCATACCACTATACCATTAACATTCCTTACCTCTAGCCCACTGGACTGGGTAGAGGGCCTTCCACAGCGAGGGAGAAAAGGCCGCAACATTCCAAGCCGAGCACACTTGGGCACACCTGCCCAACTCTGGAGGAGTCAAGTACTGGAATATCTCCACCAGAACCTCAACCGGTAAGCTCGACACTTGCACGTCCTCGGGCGTCGGCACGGAACAGCTATCCGATTTCTCCAAGTAGTTGGTGTCAAACGTAAACACATCTGGCGAGTTACCGCACCGAAGGTCAGGCAAGGTGTATGCGTGTATGTGTCCGTCATAACCGTGAGTGCACGGTTCGTGTTCAGTGATGGCGGCCTCTGACGTCTCGCAGTACTCCTTAGCATTGAATGATTCCTCAAGGGAGCACAGATCCCAGTCCAAGTCCCGCAGGTCCTTAACTATGTCGCTAATTTCCGGTTCCTCCTTGTGTGCCTTCTCGTACGACTGGCGCTCTTTAACTAACTCGTGCTCCTTCAACACGGCTTCCTTCAGAATTTTCAACTCGTCATAATCAAAATATTCTACCAGTAGAGGCTGTGGAGAGAAGAATTGTGGTAACTCAATACTCCACATATTGTAGTTTCACAATCATGCAAACACTAAAGAATAAAATACTGTATAAACACTATAAATTTAAGCTGAAAACTAAAATGAGAACATGGGTGCTCCAGGGGCAACCGGAAGGACAAAGAGATGAGACAGTGCATGAAATATGACTGTCAGGTGTTTCATACAAGGAAAGACATGGTCCAAATGGTCAAACTGTAGAGGCTGGAATGTCAAGATGTTTTAACGTGCATACAAGAGTGAAGTAGATTGAAGAGGGCCAGAAATAAAGTTAAGAGGAATGAAGGAAAGATTAAGTGTGTACAGCTGCAAGAGGATCAGGGGTAAGGGAGAGGTTTGAGTTATGCTAAAATAATCATTTTAGAGCCATTGATGATCatctaataataaataaataataataaataaatgttaattcaggtaaggtacatacatacaagagatttgacaaaaattgatagatttatagataagagctagtacatacaatgcctaaagccactattacgcaaagcgtttcgggcaggaaaaacattaaagactaaaactttaatactaattgagtttaaagtataaaatgtgttgagaacaaataaaaattaaaaagggggaacatggctgaaaaagcagcacaaatacaattaggtcgacaaacagcgttgtttaaaaaaacagatatGGGTAATATAGAACATTTCAGatgttcagagattacataatagATCCCTTATGTAACAACACTCAACAAGAGTCAGTCAATCAAGCAGTGTCTATTATAACTGGG
This window of the Procambarus clarkii isolate CNS0578487 chromosome 46, FALCON_Pclarkii_2.0, whole genome shotgun sequence genome carries:
- the LOC123770500 gene encoding F-box/LRR-repeat protein 5 isoform X1; the protein is MAPRVPEEIDVFTAPHSRMKELVNIYTHKMQCVDFRDGSEVISLLQDLTNTLYEFKSHESIENIFIMDQLKNRLKQRKIFNTAVCDCHNDNRLGNVVQLVRTGKQVRERSVGERVSFGLKLQQAFEDFVRNFLPHMEEEEQVFQPLLVEYFDYDELKILKEAVLKEHELVKERQSYEKAHKEEPEISDIVKDLRDLDWDLCSLEESFNAKEYCETSEAAITEHEPCTHGYDGHIHAYTLPDLRCGNSPDVFTFDTNYLEKSDSCSVPTPEDVQVSSLPVEVLVEIFQYLTPPELGRCAQVCSAWNVAAFSPSLWKALYPVQWARGIWKAEDVGLSQALEDAALSKKGREGLGKWDEDADVDEAEEERDPLADQEHFVLESLVQWVLPRVGVGVYTLVVDAGHGVTSRLLHQALLLCPNLTTLSAAHTQIDYCSFKGLWLKGCLQKLRVLDLQGCEMIDDLALEYLAQCSSQYPEADTLHCHSNDFSQYVEMPEDVHYNEDAYSEEEWPLKGDREPYQYYGYCRCWCAHVDTSPLAGVETDLFWKTGYCVDNPCHSVSQHINTSVLEEGEEEYHIQNNSVSNRCSLPSETTAVSNFSALHVERDIEEICCCPRNGASWGIMPAPLSCRNQTYQSSRSTHSLKPISNNYSQVQLARLSLSGCWRVTDEGLMSLVYAGVLNNLSSVDVSGCYQLTGEGLEIFTSACPILQPENLWYCDNIDDGPYPTQANGCSNLCNPVRACCRSGRWFTSVMR
- the LOC123770500 gene encoding F-box/LRR-repeat protein 5 isoform X2, with the translated sequence MAPRVPEEIDVFTAPHSRMKELVNIYTHKMQCVDFRDGSEVISLLQDLTNTLYEFKSHESIENIFIMDQLKNRLKQRKIFNTAVCDCHNDNRLGNVVQLVRTGKQVRERSVGERVSFGLKLQQAFEDFVRNFLPHMEEEEQVFQPLLVEYFDYDELKILKEAVLKEHELVKERQSYEKAHKEEPEISDIVKDLRDLDWDLCSLEESFNAKEYCETSEAAITEHEPCTHGYDGHIHAYTLPDLRCGNSPDVFTFDTNYLEKSDSCSVPTPEDVQVSSLPVEVLVEIFQYLTPPELGRCAQVCSAWNVAAFSPSLWKALYPVQWARGIWKAEDVGLSQALEDAALSKKGREGLGKWDEDADVDEAEEERDPLADQEHFVLESLVQWVLPRVGVGVYTLVVDAGHGVTSRLLHQALLLCPNLTTLSAAHTQIDYCSFKGLWLKGCLQKLRVLDLQGCEMIDDLALEYLAQCSSQYPEADTLHCHSNDFSQYVEMPEDVHYNEDAYSEEEWPLKGDREPYQYYGYCRCWCAHVDTSPLAGVETDLFWKTGYCVDNPCHSVSQHINTSVLEEGEEEYHIQNNSVSNRCSLPSETTAVSNFSALHVERDIEEICCCPRNGASWGIMPAPLSCRNQTYQSSRSTHSLKPISNNYSQVQLARLSLSGCWRVTDEGLMSLVYAGVLNNLSSVDVSGCYQLTGEGLEIFTSACPILQPENLWYCDNIDDGPYPTQANGCSNLCNPVRACCRSGR